AAGCCAAAACGATCCAAAGAAAGACCACATATAAGAAATTGAAGGCACACCAAGCCAGACAACCAACACCACTTTGAAAGATTACCTCGTATCGAGATCGATGGGAAATCATGGGCTCTACAAGCCCTTAAATGGAAACTTCATAGGACAATGTAAGACAACCCTTAAACTTTTCTCTAAATGCAAATCCCTCTTAGCCCTTGCTAGCACCTCAAGGTAGCTATGAAAATCAGGTTGCTACTATCAAGGCCCACATAACCTCTACATTGCAAAATCTCACTAAGTCTAAACAATGAAGTGAAAATCCCCATAAACGAATAACAAACAAATTGCCAcatatgatttgattttcaaaacccAACAAACAAGCCGAAAATCGTGGGCATCATAAACAGAATAACCATTAAAGCCTTAAATATGACTCTCAAATTTCCCATAAGAATTAATTAGTCATTTCTTACTCATCAATATCTTGTCCCTACCACACAACCCCACACCATCTGGAATTGGATCACCTCCGTTTTCTACAGAAGCAGCTACctgtataaattaattaaatattgaaCCAAttaagttatcatctttttttcATTCATTAGATATAACAATCATATGCTCCCAAAGGCCGTCAATAAAAACTTCATCCTGATAATGTAAGACAACCCCCAAAATTTTCTAAAAGAAAATCCCTCCTAGCCCTCATCAACACCCCAAGGTAACTATAAAAATCAGGTTGCACCAAGAAATCCCCATCAAAGAAAAGTCTAAACCAGAGggtccaaaaacctcaaaaacatcaaatccCACTTGACTTCGACGTCCCATAAATCTCACTAAATATGTACAATGAAGGTTAAAGCCCCATAGTCGAGAACAAAGAAATTGCCacaattgatttaattttcaaaaaccaAATAAGCAGGTCGAAAATTGTAGGCATCGGAAACGCAAAAGTAATTAAAGCAAAACAAAAACGGTTCTCAAATTCCCCATGAGAATTAACTTCCCATTGATTACCCATTAATAATTTTTCCCTACCACAAAACCCCATACCTTCTCGGATTGGATTGCCTCCGGCCTAGGCAGCCTCTGCAGAAGTTACttgttaaattaattaaatattaaaccAATCAAGTTATCATTTTTTTCTTAGCCATTAGATATAAAAATGAATGGATTAGATCTTGCAGGATAGTTGATGCAGAAAAGTTTGTTATAGAGGATCTAAATCTCACCTTCTGATTTTACTTGTGTAGAAAAAGTAACTATTGTTACAAATGCTAAATAGGATCCAACCTCTCACCTTAGGGAGCTTTTCTATATCCTTTGAATATCTTCCTCTGAAAGAACCATCTGAACAATTGATTGAAAGTGCAAAAgttaacattaattaatactccacAATACAACAACGTTAACATGTTAAAATTAGGAGTGTCCAAGGATGTTAGTCAGAGAAAATATCATTTCTCATCATAACTCATTTGATTATTTGGGTGTCGTCAACCAATGTGTATTAGTGCGTCACAAAACATTATAAgaataaataaggaaatttataAAATAGAACTATGATTAACTAATAAGAAATGACGATACAATATGTTTCTTTACTTTAATTCTTAATTGAAACATACAACTAGTAACAATACAAAGGAAatggttggtttttttttagagcaaaagaTATGATATATTAATCAAAGTCGAGAAACAAGCCCTCTCGACAATGGGCGATACAACGAAAATACAGAAAGAAACGAACAGAAATGAAAAACAACAACGAAAGACCAAAGCACCTGCCTAAAACCAACAACAACCAAAATAATAGGAAAGCGAGCCCCCAAAGCAAAACCAAACCTCTACTAGCAGAAAAAAGACCTTATCCACCACTATATCTCTTCGCAAGATATTATCATAATTAACCCATGACACTAGTAACAATACAAAGCTCTAAAGCCTTAATGTCAAATTCAGCATGTCACCGTTAATGCTAGACACATTCCTATAATGGATGGGTTTTTCCAGCAAGTTAATATATGGTCTTGTTCCATCAATTGGCGACACATCCATCATTCCAGTAGCATAGTTACCAATCTCAGCAGTTTGCATGTTGTTAGCATAAGGAAATTGGCAGGTTGTCGGTTGAGGCGTCACcataggtggtggtggtggtgcttcaAAATCCATGTTATTTATGGTTTCTTGCATTGGGAAATTGGAGTTCAACAAAGGGTTTCCATGACTAAGCTTAATCATAGCATTTTGATCTTGAGCCATGTGAAACTCGAGATGAGCTATGAATGAATGGACAGAGGGGAAAACTTGATCGCATAGTCTGCATGGAATATTTTCTTTCTTAGGATTAAGTTGGTTGGAGTTCAAAGAGTTACTGGCCATCGTGGTGTGGTGGTACAAGACCAGGATTTATGAAAGGAATATAGGAGTGCTTTAGCCACTTCCACTAAGCGCCTTTTATGGATGAGAGAAGTATTGGACTATTaactataaatattaaatttgaatatgCATCCTACTAATTAAGCAGGTTAATGTAGTGCTACACTTCATCCCTTAAGCAAGTAGTTGGAGGTTCAAATCCTAACTTTTATAAATGGAAAAAATTCATTGATCACCCCCAACCGCTTAGTGTGCTGATCGTGCGGTGAaagattagtctcacggctacataaaaatatttattgaaaaatataatagTTTTTCcgtaaaaacacaaattttacaTTCATAATTTGAGATAAAATTTCAAGGAAAGATACATCATTGGGCTCATTCATAGTGGGTTTACTGTGTGGCAAGGGATTAGACTCATGACTACTGACAGATAAGAACatttattgaaaaatataatatttttctcCACAAACAGAAATATTTTCCATTCATAATTTTAGATAACATCTTAAGGAAAGATACATTACTGGGATCATTCATAGTGTTGTTCGTGAGGCGAGGGATTAATCTCATTGCTATtgacatataaaaaaaaaattattgaaaaatataatagTTTTTCCCTACAAAGTAGGAAGATTTTTCATTCATAATTTAAGAAAACACCTCAAGGAAAGATACTTCATTGAGACAATTAAGTAGGACCATAGAAAACTCATAAATGTACCTATTTATTACATCATTGCTTAGCTATGCAAATTTATTACACTCACTAAATATATGAATACAATCAATACAATTTACTTCCTCAACTCATTGACCaatcaaattcaaaatattataattaataaattgaTAATAGTAAATAGTTATTTTTGATAATAGTAAATAGTAAATAGTTGCATTGTTAATAatgatttattttcttaatttctcaatTAAATGTTCTTAAATTATAGTCAGCAACTGTCTTTAAAAATTCAAGGTAACTCAATTGCAATAAGTGTCTTGTCAAAATAAATTTACTAAATTTGAAGTATGTTCACGTATAGAGTACAATGAGGGTGatttaagcccaaaaccctaacGGAAGTAGAGTCTTGCAATACCAAGCCGCCTAAATATAAATGGTCAAAAAGTTCTTTCTCAGGATACAAACTCGATATGTAAAATTATAACATAagaaatgggggtttgaattgtgttcttgtaAAACTTTAGTTTTCAAACGATTATAAGTTTTTCAAAACGTTTCGCAATCGTTCGGAGCAGCGGATATAAGTAAGCGATAAAAACAAGCAatatatcctggttcacccacaAATGATAGGGTTACGTCCAGTCCTTGCCTTAACCAAAATTTCACTAAACAAGTATCAAGGATTTATCATACACCAAGTATTAGACATGACTCCTCCCAACCAAGTATTTcgcaggacttctcctaaccaAGTATTAaacaggacttctcccaaccAAGTATTATAAAGGAATCCTCCCTTACAaagtattgttcaggacttctcctaagatctttttcaagatcgttTGCCTCTACAATGTTCTCTTCTTACAAGAAGGATAGTAGAAAAAAAGTTAAGCACATGAACTACAAagtatttgataagatttgacTTTGTGATGTACTTTGAGTTCTAGATCTAGAGAGAGTTGGGTATAAATATTTGACTCTTAGGTATTTCTCTCATACAATGTgtggagatttttctttcttgcttACTTAATGAAGATATCTAATACCGAGAaaagttgattgttgttgaaactttacttcttcttctttttttttttctgaaaactttcaagtcctccttttatacttcaagtgCTTTTAGGGTTTGTTGATAGTCGTTGTAGAGCACTTTGAGTTCTAGATGTTAGATCAAACAATCTTCTCGTCATGTGCATTAAATGCGTTGTGTCCTTTGACCGAGACTTATTGCTACAAAAATGTATCTTGTTAGTTGGTTGGTAGCAAGTTGAGCATAGTTCCAGTCCTTTTGTGAGATAAAGAAAACTTGATTTTTACAACATTGTACTTGATTCCTtgatcaatgtgctttgttGAGCATCACGTGATTCTTGACACTTGACTTTCTCATCATGAATATCAGAGATTTATTCGATTTGAACATGACGCTCTTTCTCTAGACATTGTCTAGTAGAAGATAGACGATGAATTTCTTCACTGAGTGTAATCTTCTTTTCTGATAGAAGACCTAGAAGATTTGACTTTTCTTCGCTGGTGCAGACTGTCTGGtagctttgacttttcttcaCTTGCATGGACTGTCTTCATGCATTGTCTTGCACTTAATCATCAGACGATGAGGGATATGAGTCATATGAGTTGTTTCTTGAAAtatactcccttcgttcctatttataagaaccaaatagaAAGTGcatttggtcctttttataagaaccaacttgGAGTTTGtggagaattaattatttttagacAATAATACctttatttaattgaatttctctctctttccacttGCTATAGCATATTAATGatgcataaaaattaagaataatggatggagggtaactttggaaagttgatataaatttagaacaaatttaatgcaatCATCTAGATTAACTAAATTTCTTAAAGGGTGTGAAGTGGTTGCTTGGTTCTTATATtaaggaacgaagggagtaatTCAGATGAAATTTTCAACTCTTATACTTATActttgttatcattcaaaatatgataaatgatatatctagcgtttgaacttaacaaaacTTTTCCTTTTTATAGGGGATACAAGAAATCCTAGTCTATCACTAGTGGGCTTCTTGGGCCTTATATTTTCTCGGCCTAGAAGTCCGTACAGGAGTAGACCCTGCCCTAGGCTATTACTTTCTAAGTCTAAACGCTTGACAAACAGACTTTCCTCCCCTCCATTCCTCCCGCCTCGACACTAGGATGCGCGTGTGAGCAACATGGGGGTGCACTAGGATGTGCGTTGGGCGGAGCCCTTACCATAATGAGAGGCTTCCTAGGAGGGTCCCTTATTTTCATCAAAGGGGCTCGCTCAGTTAATATTTAAAGTAAAATTTCATTGATTTCTCATTATTTATAACAGATTCTATCATTATTTAGTTCACCTCAATCgcaagatatgataagagttCATCAACCAAAAATGGGAAATCTTTATCTTTGAATTTGAAAGTAATAGTTATTGAAATTAATAGTAATAATTATATACAGTCAAATAATTTATAATAGGTTACATAATTGAATGAAAGAATTTAATAAAATCATAATTAATAATTTCTATAATTGCATTTAATTCAAATTTATGACTCATTGAAACAATTAAATAATgagttgaaataaattttaatttcattataaaTATTAGTGGATcttaataattatataaaacTAGTATTCCtaactcttgcgaatagaaaaaactcattggtcAGCCCCCTACTGCTTAGTGCACTGACCGTGGGGCGATGTATTAGTCTCACAGTtgtcggctgtggggataccttggtcaagacaaaaaaaaactagtatTGATCATACGCCATGCATGAATGGAAAGACTACTTTATCGACATACATCAGAGATTTTCATATTTCCTctctcgtttttcttttttaaataagtatatcacatatttaagtttttttttctaatctcaATTACATTCTAATTAAAACAATTTCTAAATTATTGtgctttgaatcaatatatatcaaaaccattttaatcttcCAAATAAatcctttaaaactatttaatattaatattttttatgacatatttgatattttttttctaatataaaaaataatcaaatcattaaaaaaaagactttgtAAGCATATGTCTTAATGAtagaaaaatcacaattgacttttattaattattctaatgtcatcattaaatgtcaaattaataagTATATGTTtgaaaaaagtcacaattgacttttgttaataaGAGGACGTGTCTTATGAGAATGATGTTTTTatgtgagaacatgagaataaatcatgaccgttagatctaatcatgaatgacTCAGAttcatgtgactttttaaaaaagtaacATGACTTCTTCTAGCATATGCGGTCACGAACTTGTAGAGTGGTTTGCAAGTTTGGTTTCTCACTTACGAGTCATAATCGATTCTAGGTTTAAACAagctaaaaaaacatttttttcttaagGAAGCATCGCATCTTGTGTTCACCATGATGTTGGCTTCAACGTAGTTTGGGGATGTAATTTCAATTACTCAAGAACTCTCGATGCTTCTGAAACTCAAGAGTCAGAGCAATTGAAACATGACATACACATATACAACCAAAAAGAATAGTCATAAATATAGGTCCCATAGCTAAAGCACAAAATTTTCACCAACATGTCATGGGTTTTCAGTCAGGACATTTATCAAACAGATTACACGCACTATTATCCTCCACGGGTCTAAGAGAGTAATGAAAACTTCAAAATCAAAAATCAATACAAATCATCAGCTTTTATCCTCTGGAATAATCTGATCAGATGGGAAATTGAATGTACCCAATTGAGGTGAATCAGTTGTGATAGTATCATGCTGCTGCTGGTGCTGTTGTTGTGGTTGCTGTTCAGTGTCCATGCGAGTTTTGAGGTCGCTTATTCTGTTGCGCATCACATTGGTAATGAGTACTGCCataaaagaagaaaagggtcaTGACAAATGCAATTTGTGAGTGGAATAATGGTGTCAAAAAATTGATTATAGGAAAAATGATAGCAAAGAAGGGTACTGGCAGCGGTTCCAAAGGTCCAAATCCATAGGATCTTCAAGCCAGGGCTCTTCTCTTTCCACATGATGAAGCTAAGGTGAGTACGAAGAAGTGACCTTTCAGAGTGAGAAAATGCACTGTCCCTGGTTGCGGTGAGTGAAGGCAACTGTGGTTTTAGTTACATAAGGAGAAGTGATAAAAACACTGTTAAACCTGAAAATCGTCTCTGAACTTTAAGGGAGATTTGATTTTCGTCCATCGCCAGAAAATCTTCATAGAGACGCCCTTAAACTACCATTTTTGTATGGAAACCGTCATTGCCGCCGATTTACCTCCGGCCACCGTGCCCAGTTGGCAGTTTTGTGCCATGTCCACATAAGGGCGTCTCTAAGAAGATTTTCCGACGAGAGATGAAAATCAAATCTCACTTAAAGTTCAAGGACGATTTTCATGTTTAACCCGAATTTTTTTAACATAGCCTCGTTGACTACACCTGATCAACTTAAATACATAGTAAAAGTATTTTAGTGCTTGAAATAATAGTACTTTGTCAACATagtacatcatacatttttatattttctctttcttttttcttttttaaaaacatATATCACATTTTGAAGTTTTTTTCTAGTCCTAGTTAAATTCCAATTctctttttttctaatttgttatgtttTGAATTAATATACCAACCATTTTAATCTTTCAGATGTATaaacgaaaacataaaatacaaattttttgagttaatttttAAATCAATCATTTAACACTAtttgatattgatttttttatgtcatatttgatatcattttgaatgtaagatattacatttcatttctttttaattttgttacataaaaataaccataattatttaaaaaaaattgtgcatACATCTTAATAGTAGAAAAGTCATAATTGAGtcattaaaaaccattaaatgtcaaattaatacaatagttattttcgaaaaaagtcacaattgacttttattaattcttctaatattattaataactattaaatgcaatattaatacattaattatttttcaaaaatatgaaattatttgatatttaaattattaaaaacttaaaaaatataaatatgacatcatctacctactaattatagtatgagggagaaaacttatgaaaaaatgCATAGAATGAGGGGTGACATTTGTCGGAGTTGCCACTTTTTTATTTCGAAAGTATTATATAATATACGATATATGATATGTAATTTAATGGTGAATTTGGTGAAGTAAAAAGGTAAACACCTCTAAGATTGCAACTAAATGTAAACATGGGCCCGTTCATATTAGATTCTGACCAATGATCAAATCAAAGTTCGAACCAATCAACATTTTCAGTGGCTACCACAACCTCCCTATTGAGAATGAGGTCGCACCGAGAAGAGGTAAGGATGTCATGCAGTATGGGGCACATGAAGATAATGGAAGGGCAAATAGAAGATGCaagagagaagaagatgagGGCACAAAGGTTAGCATAGGCAAGAAAGTCTCCTTAGGGTTTGTTGGACTTGTTTAAGAGTGCAACACAAAATCACAACAGTAACGACCCACTTGCCCCAgtccaaaaaaatatattattactaCATGCTCGGGCTAGATCGAGTTATTAAATTTTGGAAATAGTGATCCTGAGACCCAAACCGAATACCTCATATCAACGTGAAACAAAATTGGTCTTACTCGTGAATCCAAACAAACCTAGATTTTTGCGTTTGGATCACGTCGGATTGACCTAGCCCATGTTCACCCCTAATAGCAACTGTCACGACAAAGTCCAGGTCTGTGACCGGCGCACGGGCTAGTAACAACAAGTCTAAGGATAAGACCCCACTAAGGAcacataaatcaaaataaagagAGTTACATATGGCATGTTGGATTACAATTTTCGAAaactgttttctgtttttaaaaactggaaattttaaaaaattgtttatcACAAGCTATTTTCAAAAACTATTTTTGAAAAccgttttcattttcagtttctTAAAACTAACATACCAAAATAGCTCAaagatgttttttttaatttctatttttagtttttaaactATAGTTTTTTTAATGTTGAAAAATATCTCATTGAAatggtttttttcttcttttactttgaaaaaacaattttcaaaaacatGCAGTTTCTAAAAATAGTTTTTGGACACAGAAATTCTTTTGATTGGGGTGGCAATGTTGTGTACCCGGTCCAATGCACCTCTCTGAATattcttagagcatctctaatggtagttcttatttcttaattcttagcactattcatgtgggcccgtattgccacatgtgcttaagtaactctcaagcaattttgctccaatcatgagtttttagttcttagttcttagtactTAGtacttagttcttagttcttagttcttaccactattcatttggtccgaccaaccacattatttatactttttattttcataaagtaaaaaataaaactcataaagtaataaagtaatttggatgagagataaataattaatgttttaagctaagaactcaaaaagtaaaactccttatataagaactgagagcttcatgtcagcacctccaatggtaaagttcttagttcttaactaaaaaataagaattaagaaccttgcattggagatgctcttagtagCATTTGGCACTTCAATTCCCCATCACCTTGTGGGACTGCATCCCAGTGTTAAACATATCAAGTTGTCCTTGGGATCGATCAAACCTTAATACATGCCTAACCTCATGCCCTTGAAGTGATTTGAGACTTAGGTGGAAGTGATCTCATCAAAAAAAGGCCACAAGCTCCCTCCATGTCGCATCGGTGCGAGagtttcttctcttctctcataGCCATCATCAAGTTCTCTTATATGACATTGCAATATTTTGGTTAGGCTAACTTCCCGCACTCGCTTGACAATTGCATTGTCACCCCTCgagactatttttttttaatgttaggCTGGACTCATCTTCTCTCTTGTCTTCACCTCTTGACGGCTACATTGAGGACTCCTTCCTTGAGAGCCTATAAAACATATTTACCATGGCCACATGGTGGGCGTGAATATTCACGTTGCGAACCCTATAAGAGCCCGAGACTGACCCAACTTGGCTCAAGCTCTAATCTCTCATAATAGAAATGTGCATATCATCTACATTTTTACGTTGCATTTTATGGGCCTTCCATAAAAATGGGCCGCCGTGTAACTTCATAAGGGGCCGATCCAAGTCTTTGCTTGGGCATGGCCGGTCCAAGTAGCTACTAGTTAACTATTCAATGGATTGTCCGCCGAACAAGAAACTAGAGTTGAAGAAAGAGTTGACAACTATTCAATGGGCATAACAACGCATTTTCGCTGAAAATTCACTACTTTAATTTGAACATGTTTCCTTCAATAACAACATAAAATGTTGTTTCTCTAATAAATAAACTCAGGATTTAACATTCATAATTATAGTTACCATTAAATTAACATTAAACAAATACAATTTTTCATggtcttttttatttctttcaattTCTCCAACCAAGGAACTcctaatgtattttttatttttcaaatgaaaaacTAACCATTGTCAATTTGGCTATGTTGCATTCTAAACGCATATCAACATACAGCACCTAAAATCTCAAATGCGCTATCATATTCAAGTCAGGAACACTCATACTCATATTATGATTATGAGAAAGCTAACTCATGTTGTTTTTTTCATCCATAAGATTCAAGTCTGATCCCTTAATATAACTTgtgagaaataaaagaaaatattcaaAACACAGAAAATGAATTGGTTATGAACTGGGTAGCAACTTTGCTGCAGCTATCACCCAGAGCCACaatacaactttttttttctaaaaaagcaaaaaaaaaaaattacatgaagcatgaaaaattgaaaattaggtATCTATATacaaaaatttgagaaattgatGTGTTGGTTTTGAGATATAATCATCTCAACAGAGGAATTTTACTACTACAAGCCACAATTTCAGCCTCATCTTCAAcccttctagaatcttcctcgTGTTCTTCGTGCTCTTCATCGTCGTCGCCGCACTCGTACATCGATCTaaccagaagaagctgatcCTCCAGGTACCGATGCAACAgccccttctcctcctcctcgttATCTTCTTCACCGCCGCAGCACCCTTCCTCGCACCGCCGGAGCCGATCGCCGCCGTTATCTCGGAGAAACTTCCGGCGGCGGGACCAGAGCTCAGCGGCGCAGAAGAACGGGAGGGAGGCGAAGAGGAGGACGAGGAGGAGCGGGGagcagaggaggaggaagagacaGCGGATCCGCCGGTTTCGGAGCCAGGAAGAGGCGGCGGCGGCGAGTGAGGTTACTGTGAACGGTGGGGATGCAACGTCGGTGAGGCGGTTTCGGCGGTGGTAGGGTTGAAGAGCGGGGCAGAACGCGGCGGTGTTTTTGGGGTTTGACGGTGTTTgaagtggtggcggtggtggtggatgtgTGGCACCACATGGGTGGTGGGTGGTTTTGTGCatgagagtggtggtggtgtgaGGTGTTAGCATGTGATGTTTGATGTTGACTATGAtgatccttttcttttctgggTGTGTGGTCTTTTCAGTTTCTATGGAAACAAACAAACAACCATTCATTCATTCTTTCAAgttgaattaaattaaaactgTTTTCTATGGATTTTATTTGATGACTCTTTAGATTGGACTTGTGTCTAAGGTTTCTCTTCTTATCTTAGGCCCATAATCTTCTAGCTCTGCCCCACTATCTTCTTTGTTAGTTTGCATAATCTTATCTTTAGAGTTGGATTGGGCTCATAATCTTCTAGCTCTCCCCCACTATCTTCTTTGTTAGT
This portion of the Lotus japonicus ecotype B-129 chromosome 3, LjGifu_v1.2 genome encodes:
- the LOC130747631 gene encoding uncharacterized protein LOC130747631; this encodes MNGCLFVSIETEKTTHPEKKRIIIVNIKHHMLTPHTTTTLMHKTTHHPCGATHPPPPPPLQTPSNPKNTAAFCPALQPYHRRNRLTDVASPPFTVTSLAAAASSWLRNRRIRCLFLLLCSPLLLVLLFASLPFFCAAELWSRRRKFLRDNGGDRLRRCEEGCCGGEEDNEEEEKGLLHRYLEDQLLLVRSMYECGDDDEEHEEHEEDSRRVEDEAEIVACSSKIPLLR